One stretch of Streptomyces sp. NBC_01363 DNA includes these proteins:
- a CDS encoding cytochrome c oxidase subunit 4 codes for MKIQGKMFIWLSVFILAMAVTYGVWSKEPAGTTALVLAFGLSVMIGFYLAFTARRVDALAQDNKEADVADEAGEVGFFSPHSWQPLSLAVGGALAFMGVIFGWWLLYFSAPVILIGLFGWVFEYYRGENRTQ; via the coding sequence GTGAAGATCCAGGGCAAGATGTTCATCTGGTTGAGCGTCTTCATCCTCGCCATGGCCGTCACGTACGGCGTGTGGTCGAAGGAGCCGGCCGGTACCACCGCACTCGTCCTGGCCTTCGGGCTGAGCGTCATGATCGGCTTCTACCTGGCCTTCACGGCCCGGCGGGTCGACGCCCTGGCGCAGGACAACAAGGAAGCCGATGTCGCGGACGAGGCCGGCGAGGTGGGGTTCTTCTCCCCGCACAGCTGGCAGCCGCTCTCGCTGGCGGTCGGCGGTGCCCTCGCCTTCATGGGAGTCATCTTCGGCTGGTGGCTGCTCTACTTCTCGGCCCCGGTCATCCTGATCGGTCTGTTCGGCTGGGTCTTCGAGTACTACCGCGGTGAGAACCGCACCCAGTGA
- a CDS encoding heme-copper oxidase subunit III, with translation MSVVATATTVETGHAHPSVNRPNLTSVGTIIWLSSELMFFAALFAMYFTLRSVMGPDHWKEMASALNFPFSATNTTILVLSSLTCQLGVFAAERGDVKKLRAWFVITFVMGAIFIGGQVFEYTELVKKDGLSLSSDPYGSVFYLTTGFHGLHVTGGLIAFLLVLGRTYAAKRFTHEQATAAIVVSYYWHFVDVVWIGLFATIYMIK, from the coding sequence ATGTCGGTCGTGGCGACAGCAACGACAGTAGAAACCGGGCACGCGCACCCCTCGGTCAATCGACCGAACCTCACCAGCGTCGGAACCATCATCTGGTTGAGTTCCGAGCTGATGTTCTTCGCGGCCCTCTTCGCGATGTACTTCACCCTGCGATCGGTGATGGGACCGGACCACTGGAAGGAAATGGCTTCGGCCCTGAACTTCCCGTTCTCGGCGACGAACACCACGATCCTGGTGCTCTCCTCACTCACCTGCCAGCTCGGCGTCTTCGCCGCGGAGCGGGGCGATGTGAAGAAGCTCCGTGCCTGGTTCGTGATCACTTTCGTGATGGGTGCGATCTTCATCGGAGGCCAGGTCTTCGAGTACACCGAGCTGGTGAAGAAGGACGGCCTCTCGCTGTCCTCCGACCCGTACGGCTCGGTGTTCTACCTGACCACCGGCTTCCACGGTCTGCATGTGACAGGCGGTCTCATCGCCTTCCTGCTCGTTCTGGGCAGGACATACGCAGCCAAGAGGTTCACCCACGAACAGGCGACCGCCGCCATCGTCGTGTCCTATTACTGGCACTTCGTCGATGTCGTATGGATCGGCCTCTTCGCCACGATCTACATGATCAAGTAA
- the coxB gene encoding cytochrome c oxidase subunit II, producing the protein MSPNGSDRSSRRPMRRKLPQVLTAGLILATATGCTYKDFPRLGMPTPVTEEAPRILSLWQGSWAAALATGVLVWGLILWSVIFHRRSRTKVEVPPQTRYNMPIEALYTVVPLIIVSVLFYFTARDESKILSLSPKPAHTINVVGYQWSWGFNYIENVDGSTATGNEIPKELDAIPNRFQKDFPKGAEGVYDFGIPGTRNPQNGNPGPTLWLPKGEKVRFVLTSRDVIHSFWVVPFLMKQDVFPGHTNAFEVTPNQEGTFMGKCAELCGADHSRMLFNVKVVSPERYQAHLEELAKKGQTGYVPAGIEQTDPARNAETNKL; encoded by the coding sequence GTGAGTCCCAACGGCTCCGACCGCTCGTCGCGGCGCCCGATGCGGCGGAAGCTGCCGCAGGTGCTGACTGCGGGCCTGATCCTGGCGACCGCAACCGGTTGCACATACAAGGACTTCCCCCGCCTTGGTATGCCCACGCCGGTAACAGAAGAGGCACCACGGATCCTTTCCCTCTGGCAGGGCTCGTGGGCGGCAGCGCTCGCCACGGGCGTGCTGGTCTGGGGCCTGATCCTGTGGAGCGTCATCTTCCACCGGCGCAGCCGCACCAAGGTCGAGGTTCCTCCGCAGACCAGGTACAACATGCCCATCGAGGCGCTGTACACCGTGGTCCCTCTGATCATCGTCTCGGTGTTGTTCTACTTCACCGCGCGCGATGAATCGAAGATCCTTTCGCTCTCTCCGAAGCCCGCCCACACCATCAACGTGGTCGGCTATCAGTGGAGCTGGGGCTTCAACTACATCGAGAACGTGGACGGCTCGACCGCCACGGGCAACGAGATCCCCAAGGAGCTCGACGCCATCCCCAACCGGTTCCAGAAGGACTTCCCCAAGGGTGCGGAAGGCGTCTACGACTTCGGCATCCCGGGAACGCGGAACCCGCAGAACGGCAACCCGGGTCCGACCCTGTGGCTGCCGAAGGGCGAGAAGGTCCGCTTCGTTCTGACTTCGCGTGACGTCATCCACTCCTTCTGGGTGGTGCCGTTCCTCATGAAGCAGGACGTTTTTCCGGGCCACACCAACGCCTTCGAGGTGACTCCCAACCAGGAGGGCACCTTCATGGGCAAGTGCGCCGAGCTCTGCGGCGCCGACCACTCCCGGATGCTCTTCAACGTCAAGGTCGTCTCCCCGGAGCGCTACCAGGCGCACCTCGAGGAGCTGGCGAAGAAGGGCCAGACGGGCTACGTGCCGGCCGGCATCGAGCAGACTGACCCGGCCAGGAATGCGGAGACGAACAAACTGTGA
- a CDS encoding carbohydrate kinase family protein — translation MRIAVTGSIATDHLMTFPGRFADQLVADQLHTVSLSFLVDNLDVRRGGVAANICFGMGLLGTEPILVGAAGSDFDEYRAWLDRHGVDTGSVRISEVLHTARFVCTTDADHNQIGSFYTGAMSEARLIELKAVADRVGGLDLVSIGADDPEGMLRHTEECRSRGIPFAADFSQQIARMDGDEIRILLDGATYLFSNEYEKGLIESKTGWTDEEILAKVGHRVTTLGARGVRIERAGQEPIEVGCPEEEIKADPTGVGDAFRAGFLSGLAWGVGLERAAQVGCMLATLVIETVGTQEYTLRRTHFMDRFTKAYGDEAAAEVRTHLG, via the coding sequence GTGCGAATCGCAGTCACCGGCTCCATCGCCACCGATCACCTCATGACCTTCCCCGGCCGTTTCGCCGACCAGCTGGTCGCGGATCAGCTGCACACGGTCTCGCTCTCCTTCCTGGTCGACAACCTCGATGTGCGCCGGGGCGGTGTCGCCGCCAACATCTGCTTCGGCATGGGCCTGCTGGGCACGGAGCCGATCCTGGTCGGTGCCGCCGGCTCCGACTTCGACGAGTACCGCGCCTGGCTCGACCGCCACGGCGTCGACACCGGGTCGGTCCGGATCTCCGAGGTCCTGCACACCGCCCGCTTCGTCTGCACGACGGATGCCGACCACAACCAGATCGGTTCCTTCTACACCGGTGCGATGAGCGAGGCCCGGCTCATCGAGCTGAAGGCCGTCGCCGACCGGGTCGGCGGCCTCGACCTGGTCTCGATCGGCGCCGACGACCCCGAGGGGATGCTCCGCCACACCGAGGAGTGCCGCTCCCGCGGCATCCCGTTCGCCGCGGACTTCTCGCAGCAGATCGCGCGGATGGACGGCGACGAGATCCGGATCCTCCTGGACGGCGCCACGTACCTCTTCTCCAACGAGTACGAGAAGGGGCTCATCGAGTCCAAGACCGGCTGGACCGACGAGGAGATCCTGGCCAAGGTCGGCCACCGGGTCACCACCCTCGGCGCCCGTGGCGTGCGCATCGAGCGCGCCGGCCAGGAGCCGATCGAGGTCGGCTGCCCGGAGGAGGAGATCAAGGCCGACCCGACCGGCGTGGGCGACGCCTTCCGGGCCGGTTTCCTCTCCGGTCTCGCCTGGGGCGTCGGCCTGGAGCGCGCCGCCCAGGTCGGCTGCATGCTGGCCACCCTGGTCATCGAGACGGTCGGCACCCAGGAGTACACCCTGCGCCGCACCCACTTCATGGACCGCTTCACCAAGGCGTACGGCGACGAGGCCGCCGCCGAGGTCCGCACGCACCTGGGCTGA
- a CDS encoding Ig-like domain-containing protein, whose protein sequence is MNHTPRIRPAVGCTLLVVTLVAGVTACGGSGGHPLAEKPYDAVDEISSNASDGDGKVDPGKPLEVTVNGDDGRITDVSAVDTTGRHLAGELDADGQRWHSTLPLAAGTRYTVRVSTEDDDGAPGGRTLSFGTTSAKKFLKVAFGPQAGTYGVGQPITAELSAPIKDKASRANVERALRVRSTPAVTGSWYWVDDKTLHYRPKDYWPARATIDVTSGLAGVKVTDALYGAPTKALRLTTGDRIEAVTDAAAHSMTVKRNGKVINTIPVTTGKPGFSTRNGVKVVLGKEYNVRMRGETIGIAEGSSDSYDLLVYYATRVTWSGEYVHAAPWSTGSQGYANVSHGCTGMSTGQAEWFYNTVRQGDIVTVVGSQGETMTPFDNGYGDWNLSWAKWLKGSALQKNTTPDRTDTFQAARLRPEV, encoded by the coding sequence ATGAACCACACGCCGCGCATCCGCCCCGCAGTGGGCTGCACCCTGCTGGTCGTGACCCTGGTCGCAGGAGTGACCGCCTGTGGCGGGTCCGGCGGCCATCCGCTCGCGGAGAAGCCGTACGACGCTGTGGACGAGATCTCCTCCAACGCGTCGGACGGCGACGGGAAGGTCGACCCCGGCAAGCCGCTGGAGGTCACCGTCAACGGCGACGACGGCCGGATCACGGACGTGTCGGCCGTCGACACGACGGGCCGCCACCTCGCGGGCGAACTCGACGCCGACGGGCAGCGGTGGCACTCCACCCTCCCGCTCGCCGCCGGCACCCGGTACACCGTGCGGGTCAGCACGGAGGACGACGACGGCGCTCCGGGCGGCCGTACGCTCTCTTTCGGAACCACCTCCGCCAAGAAGTTCCTGAAGGTCGCCTTCGGCCCTCAGGCGGGCACCTACGGCGTCGGACAGCCCATCACGGCGGAACTCAGCGCTCCGATCAAGGACAAGGCGTCCAGGGCCAACGTCGAGCGCGCCCTCAGGGTCCGCTCGACACCCGCCGTGACCGGTTCCTGGTACTGGGTCGACGACAAGACCCTGCACTACCGCCCCAAGGACTACTGGCCCGCCAGGGCCACCATCGACGTCACCAGCGGCCTGGCCGGGGTCAAGGTCACCGACGCCCTCTACGGCGCCCCCACGAAGGCGCTGAGGCTCACCACGGGCGACCGCATCGAGGCCGTCACGGACGCCGCGGCGCACTCGATGACGGTCAAGCGCAACGGGAAAGTGATCAACACCATTCCGGTGACGACCGGCAAGCCCGGCTTCTCCACCCGAAACGGCGTCAAGGTCGTGCTGGGCAAGGAGTACAACGTACGTATGCGCGGGGAGACGATCGGCATCGCGGAGGGCTCCTCCGACTCGTACGACCTGCTGGTCTACTACGCGACGCGCGTCACCTGGAGCGGCGAGTACGTGCACGCGGCCCCCTGGTCCACCGGCTCGCAGGGGTACGCGAACGTGAGCCACGGCTGTACGGGCATGAGCACCGGCCAGGCCGAGTGGTTCTACAACACGGTGCGCCAGGGCGACATCGTCACGGTCGTGGGCAGCCAGGGCGAGACGATGACGCCGTTCGACAACGGCTACGGGGACTGGAACCTGTCCTGGGCCAAATGGCTGAAGGGCAGCGCCCTGCAGAAGAACACCACGCCGGACCGTACGGACACGTTCCAGGCGGCGCGACTGCGTCCCGAGGTCTGA
- a CDS encoding ubiquinol-cytochrome c reductase iron-sulfur subunit, giving the protein MSSQEIPDENLPAEQDTAHGAVVEVADDPFADPGLPAHKPRIQDIDERAAKRSERAVAFMFTLSMLATIGFIASYVIFPVDKIVYIWPFGHVSALNFSLGLTLGVALFAIGAGAVHWARTLMSDVEVADDRHAIEAEPEVKAKVLADFAAGAEESAFGRRKLIRNTMFGALALVPLSGVVLLRDLGPLPEKKLRNTLWAKGKQLINMNTMEPLRPEDVAVGSLTFAMPEGLSEHAEDFQNQIAKAALMIIRIQPENIKDKREREWAHEGIVAFSKICTHVGCPISLYEQQTHHVLCPCHQSTFDLSDGARVIFGPAGHALPQLRIGVNSEGNLEALGDFDEPVGPAFWERG; this is encoded by the coding sequence ATGAGTAGCCAAGAGATTCCAGACGAGAACCTGCCCGCTGAGCAGGACACCGCGCACGGCGCGGTAGTAGAGGTCGCGGACGACCCGTTCGCCGACCCGGGGCTGCCGGCCCACAAGCCGCGCATCCAGGACATCGACGAACGGGCCGCGAAGCGCTCCGAGCGCGCCGTGGCGTTCATGTTCACGCTGTCCATGCTGGCGACGATCGGCTTCATCGCCTCGTACGTCATCTTCCCGGTCGACAAGATCGTGTACATCTGGCCCTTCGGCCATGTGAGCGCGCTCAACTTCTCCCTGGGTCTGACCCTGGGCGTGGCCCTCTTCGCGATCGGCGCCGGCGCCGTCCACTGGGCGCGCACGCTGATGTCCGACGTGGAGGTCGCCGACGACCGGCACGCCATCGAGGCCGAGCCCGAGGTCAAGGCGAAGGTCCTGGCGGACTTCGCGGCAGGTGCCGAGGAGTCCGCGTTCGGGCGGCGCAAGCTGATCCGCAACACCATGTTCGGCGCGCTGGCCCTGGTGCCGCTCTCCGGTGTGGTGCTGCTGCGCGACCTCGGTCCGCTGCCGGAGAAGAAGCTCCGCAACACCCTGTGGGCCAAGGGCAAGCAGCTCATCAACATGAACACGATGGAGCCGCTGCGTCCCGAGGACGTCGCCGTCGGTTCGCTGACCTTCGCCATGCCCGAGGGCCTGTCGGAGCACGCGGAGGACTTCCAGAACCAGATCGCCAAGGCCGCGCTGATGATCATCCGCATCCAGCCGGAGAACATCAAGGACAAGCGCGAGCGCGAGTGGGCCCACGAGGGAATCGTGGCCTTCTCCAAGATCTGCACGCACGTCGGCTGCCCGATCAGCCTGTACGAGCAGCAGACGCACCACGTGCTCTGCCCGTGCCACCAGTCCACCTTCGACCTCTCCGACGGCGCCCGCGTCATCTTCGGTCCGGCCGGTCACGCCCTTCCGCAGCTGCGGATCGGTGTGAACAGCGAGGGCAACCTCGAGGCGCTCGGTGACTTCGATGAGCCCGTCGGTCCTGCATTCTGGGAGCGCGGATGA
- the ctaD gene encoding cytochrome c oxidase subunit I has translation MSILNEPQGAAAADDSYEDELPVRRKQPGNVVIKWLTTTDHKTIGTMYLVTSFAFFCIGGLMALFMRAELARPGTQIMSNEQFNQAFTMHGTIMLLMFATPLFAGFANWIMPLQIGAPDVAFPRLNMFAYWLYLFGSIIAVAGFLTPQGAADFGWFAYSPLSDAVRSPGVGADMWIMGLAFSGFGTILGSVNFITTIICMRAPGMTMFRMPIFVWNVLLTGVLVLLAFPVLAAALFALEADRKFGAHVFDAANGGALLWQHLFWFFGHPEVYIIALPFFGIISEVIPVFSRKPMFGYIGLISATIAIAGLSVTVWAHHMYVTGGVLLPFFSFMTFLIAVPTGVKFFNWIGTMWKGSLSFETPMLWAVGFLITFTFGGLTGVILASPPMDFHVSDSYFVVAHFHYVIFGTVVFAMFSGFHFWWPKFTGKMLDERLGKITFWTLFVGFHGTFLVQHWLGAEGMPRRYADYLAADGFTALNTISTISSFLLGLSMLPFFYNVWKTAKYGKKIEVDDPWGYGRSLEWATSCPPPRHNFLTLPRIRSESPAFDLHHPEIAALEQLEHHFEDDKALAGGKEAGK, from the coding sequence GTGAGCATCCTCAACGAACCTCAGGGTGCCGCGGCAGCAGACGACTCGTACGAGGACGAGCTGCCGGTCCGGCGGAAGCAGCCGGGAAACGTCGTCATCAAGTGGCTGACCACCACTGACCACAAGACGATCGGCACGATGTACCTGGTCACATCGTTCGCGTTCTTCTGCATCGGCGGTCTGATGGCGCTCTTCATGCGCGCCGAACTGGCCCGTCCCGGCACGCAGATCATGTCGAACGAGCAGTTCAACCAGGCGTTCACGATGCACGGCACGATCATGCTGCTGATGTTCGCGACGCCGCTGTTCGCCGGATTCGCGAACTGGATCATGCCGCTGCAGATCGGCGCGCCCGACGTGGCGTTCCCGCGGCTGAACATGTTCGCGTACTGGCTGTACCTCTTCGGTTCGATCATCGCGGTGGCCGGCTTCCTCACCCCGCAGGGTGCTGCGGACTTCGGCTGGTTCGCCTACTCCCCGCTCTCGGACGCGGTCCGGTCGCCGGGTGTCGGCGCCGACATGTGGATCATGGGTCTGGCCTTCTCCGGCTTCGGCACGATCCTCGGTTCGGTCAACTTCATCACCACGATCATCTGCATGCGCGCTCCCGGCATGACGATGTTCCGCATGCCGATCTTCGTCTGGAACGTCCTGCTGACCGGTGTGCTGGTCCTGCTGGCCTTCCCGGTCCTCGCCGCCGCGCTCTTCGCGCTGGAGGCGGACCGTAAATTCGGGGCGCATGTCTTCGACGCGGCCAATGGCGGCGCATTGCTCTGGCAACACCTCTTCTGGTTCTTCGGCCATCCAGAGGTGTACATCATCGCCTTGCCATTCTTCGGAATCATTTCCGAAGTGATTCCGGTGTTCAGCCGGAAGCCGATGTTCGGCTACATCGGCCTGATCAGCGCGACGATCGCCATCGCGGGCCTCTCCGTGACCGTGTGGGCGCACCACATGTACGTCACGGGCGGTGTGCTGCTGCCGTTCTTCTCGTTCATGACCTTCCTCATCGCGGTACCGACCGGTGTGAAGTTCTTCAACTGGATCGGCACGATGTGGAAGGGGTCGTTGTCCTTCGAGACACCGATGCTCTGGGCCGTCGGCTTCCTGATCACCTTCACCTTCGGTGGTCTGACCGGCGTGATCCTGGCATCGCCCCCGATGGACTTCCACGTGTCGGACTCGTACTTCGTCGTCGCGCACTTCCACTACGTCATCTTCGGCACCGTGGTCTTCGCGATGTTCTCCGGATTCCACTTCTGGTGGCCGAAGTTCACCGGCAAGATGCTGGACGAGCGGCTCGGCAAGATCACGTTCTGGACGCTGTTCGTGGGCTTCCACGGCACGTTCCTGGTGCAGCACTGGCTCGGTGCCGAGGGAATGCCGCGTCGTTACGCGGACTACCTCGCCGCGGACGGCTTCACCGCGCTGAACACGATCTCGACGATCTCCTCGTTCCTGCTCGGCCTGTCGATGCTGCCGTTCTTCTACAACGTGTGGAAGACCGCCAAGTACGGCAAGAAGATCGAGGTCGACGACCCGTGGGGCTACGGCCGTTCGCTGGAGTGGGCGACTTCCTGCCCGCCGCCGCGGCACAACTTCCTCACCCTGCCGCGGATCCGTTCCGAATCCCCGGCGTTCGACCTGCATCACCCGGAGATCGCGGCGCTCGAGCAGTTGGAGCACCACTTCGAGGATGACAAGGCCCTCGCTGGTGGCAAGGAGGCCGGCAAGTGA
- a CDS encoding cysteine desulfurase/sulfurtransferase TusA family protein — protein MPYFDTASSAPLHPVARQALLAALDEGWADPARLYREGRRARLLLDAAREAAAEAVGCRPDELTFTPSGTRAVHAGISGALAGRRRVGRHLVVSSVEHSSVLHSAAAHEAQGGSVSEVPVDRSGAVSTAAFADALREDTALACLQSANHEVGTEQPVAGVAEVCRAAGVPLLVDAAQSLGREPVPDGWSLLVGSAHKWGGPSGVGLLAVRKGVRFAAQGPADERESGRAAGFENIPAIVAAAASLRAVRAEAAAESVRLRALVDRIRATVAEVVPDVEVVGDPVRRLPHLVTFSCLYVDGETLLHELDRAGFSVSSGSSCTSSTLTPSHVLRAMGVLSEGNVRVSLPNGTAGEDVDRFLDVLPRVVAEVRQRLGAPAAVPPSPAPAASLVIDALGKRCPIPVIELAKVIGEVPPGGTVTVLSDDEAARLDIPAWCAMREQEYVGEEPADRGSAYVVRRLV, from the coding sequence GTGCCCTACTTCGACACCGCATCCTCCGCTCCCCTGCACCCCGTCGCACGTCAGGCGCTGCTTGCCGCGCTGGACGAGGGCTGGGCCGACCCTGCCAGGCTCTACCGCGAGGGACGGCGCGCCCGGCTGCTGCTGGACGCCGCCCGGGAGGCCGCCGCCGAGGCCGTCGGATGCCGTCCGGACGAGCTCACATTCACTCCTTCGGGGACCCGGGCGGTGCACGCGGGGATTTCCGGGGCTCTCGCAGGACGTCGGCGGGTCGGCCGCCATCTGGTCGTCTCCTCGGTCGAACACTCGTCGGTGCTCCATTCGGCGGCCGCCCATGAGGCGCAGGGCGGGTCGGTCTCCGAGGTCCCGGTGGACCGGTCGGGGGCGGTGAGCACGGCGGCGTTCGCGGACGCGCTGCGCGAGGACACCGCGCTGGCCTGTCTGCAGTCCGCCAATCACGAGGTCGGCACCGAGCAGCCGGTGGCCGGGGTCGCGGAGGTCTGCCGGGCGGCGGGGGTGCCGCTGCTGGTGGACGCCGCGCAGTCGCTGGGCCGGGAGCCGGTGCCGGACGGCTGGTCGCTGCTGGTGGGCAGCGCCCACAAATGGGGCGGGCCCTCCGGCGTCGGGCTGCTGGCGGTGCGCAAGGGGGTGCGGTTCGCCGCTCAAGGACCGGCCGACGAGCGGGAGTCGGGACGGGCGGCGGGTTTCGAGAACATTCCGGCGATCGTCGCCGCGGCGGCGTCGCTGCGCGCCGTGCGGGCCGAGGCCGCGGCCGAGTCCGTACGGCTGCGGGCCCTGGTGGACCGCATCAGGGCCACGGTGGCGGAGGTGGTGCCCGATGTGGAGGTGGTCGGCGACCCGGTGCGGCGGCTGCCGCATCTGGTGACCTTCTCCTGTCTCTATGTCGACGGGGAGACACTGCTGCACGAGCTGGACCGGGCGGGGTTCTCCGTGTCGTCCGGCTCATCCTGCACCAGCAGCACGCTGACGCCGAGCCATGTGCTCAGGGCCATGGGAGTGCTGTCGGAGGGGAACGTACGGGTGTCGCTGCCGAACGGCACCGCCGGGGAGGACGTCGACCGCTTCCTGGACGTGCTGCCCCGGGTGGTGGCGGAGGTACGGCAGAGGCTGGGCGCGCCCGCTGCGGTGCCCCCCTCCCCCGCCCCGGCCGCGTCCCTGGTGATCGACGCGCTCGGGAAGCGGTGCCCGATCCCGGTGATCGAGCTCGCAAAGGTGATCGGGGAGGTACCGCCGGGCGGGACGGTGACCGTGCTCTCCGACGACGAGGCGGCACGCCTGGACATCCCGGCCTGGTGCGCCATGCGCGAGCAGGAGTACGTGGGCGAGGAGCCGGCGGACCGCGGCTCGGCCTATGTGGTCCGCCGGCTCGTCTGA
- a CDS encoding c-type cytochrome, producing the protein MKKLSARRRHPLAAVVVLLLALAATGGLYAAFAPASKAQADETAQSLAIDEGKKLYSVGCASCHGTGGQGTTDGPSLVGVGSAAVDFQVGTGRMPAQQPGAQVPKKKVIYNQAQIDQLAAYVASLGAGPIIPTKNQVSPDGADIAKGGDLFRTNCAQCHNFTGEGGALTNGKYAPSLEGVDPKHIYEAMQTGPQSMPSFPDTTMPEQQKRDIIAYIQTVNSAQSENPGGLKLGGLGPVSEGLFAWIFGLGALIAVAIWVAAHTAKAKKS; encoded by the coding sequence GTGAAAAAGCTCTCCGCACGACGACGCCATCCGTTGGCGGCGGTCGTCGTACTACTCCTCGCGCTGGCGGCCACTGGGGGGCTGTACGCCGCGTTTGCGCCCGCGAGTAAGGCGCAGGCCGACGAAACCGCCCAGTCCCTCGCCATCGACGAGGGCAAGAAGCTGTACTCCGTCGGTTGCGCCAGCTGCCACGGAACCGGCGGTCAGGGCACCACCGACGGGCCGAGCCTGGTCGGCGTGGGCTCCGCCGCCGTTGACTTCCAGGTCGGTACGGGCCGTATGCCGGCGCAGCAGCCCGGCGCCCAGGTGCCGAAGAAGAAGGTCATCTACAACCAGGCGCAGATCGATCAGCTCGCGGCGTACGTCGCGTCGCTCGGCGCCGGTCCGATCATTCCGACCAAGAACCAGGTCAGCCCTGACGGTGCGGACATCGCCAAGGGTGGCGACCTGTTCCGTACCAACTGCGCGCAGTGCCACAACTTCACCGGTGAGGGCGGCGCGCTGACGAACGGCAAGTACGCGCCCAGCCTTGAAGGCGTGGACCCGAAGCACATCTACGAGGCCATGCAGACCGGCCCGCAGAGCATGCCGTCCTTCCCGGACACGACGATGCCCGAGCAGCAGAAGCGGGACATCATCGCGTACATCCAGACCGTCAACAGCGCCCAGTCGGAGAACCCGGGTGGTCTGAAGCTGGGCGGCCTGGGGCCGGTCAGCGAGGGGCTGTTCGCCTGGATCTTCGGGCTCGGCGCACTGATCGCAGTTGCCATTTGGGTCGCGGCCCACACCGCTAAGGCCAAGAAGTCATGA